Part of the Cellulomonas taurus genome, TGCACACCGACATCGACGCGGTGATCTGGGTGACCAGCGCCTACCTGCTGACCTACGCCGCCCCGCTGCTGGTCACCGGGCGGCTGGGTGACCGCTTCGGTCCCAAGCCGGTGTACCTGGCCGGGCTGACCCTGTTCACCCTCGCCTCGGCCGCCTGCGGTCTGTCCGGGTCGATCGGTGCGCTGATCGCCGCGCGGGCGGTGCAGGGTCTGGGCGCGGCCCTGATGACCCCGCAGACCATGGCGGTGATCACCCGGATGTTCCCGCCGGACCAGCGCGGCAAGGCGATGAGCCTGTGGGGTGCGACCGCCGGGGTGGCGACCCTGGTCGGCCCGATCCTGGGCGGCGTCCTGGTGGACGGTCTGGGCTGGGAGTGGATCTTCTTCGTCAACGTGCCGGTCGGGATCATCGCCTTCGTGCTGGCCTGGCGGCTGGTGCCGACCCTCCAGACGCACCCGCACCGGTTCGACCTGGTGGGCGTGACCCTGAGCGCGGTCGGCATGTTCCTGCTGGTGTTCGGCATCCAGGAGGGCGAGAGCTACGACTGGGGCCTGATCGGTGGCTGGCTGCCGGTCTGGGGTGTGGTCGGCGCGGGTGTCGTCGTGCTGGCGCTGTTCGTCTGGCACCAGTCGCGGATGCGCGGTGAGCCGCTGCTGCCGCTGGGGCTGTTCCGGGACCGCAACTTCGCGCTGGCGAACGGGGCGATCAGCACGCTCGGCTTCGCGGTGACCGCGATGTCGCTGCCGTTGGTCTTCTACTACCAGCTGGTGCTCGGCTTCTCCCCGACCCGGTCGGCGCTGATGCTGGTGCCGATGGCCGTGATGACCCTGCTGCTGTCGCCGGTGACCGGCCGGCTGGTGGACAGCTGGAACCCGCGCAACATCGCCCTGGCCGGGATGCTGATGCAGGCGATCGCGCTGGTCTGGTACTCGCTGTGGCTGACCCCGGATGCCGACCAGTGGGCGCGGTTGCTGCTGCCGTCGGCGCTGCTCGGGGTGGCGAACGCCTGCCTGTGGTCGCCGATCTCCTCCACCGCGACCCGCAACCTGCCGCGGGAGCTGGCCGGTGCCGGGTCCGGGGTGTTCAACACCACGCGCCAGATCGGGTCGGTGCTCGGGTCGGCTGCCATCGCCGCCCTGATCCAGGCCCGGCTGGTCGCCGCCTTCGGGGCGGAGGCGGCCGGTCAGACCGGTGCCGCCGAGGCCGCCGGTGCACTGCCGGACGCGTTGAAGGCCGGGTTCAGCGATGCGATGGCACAGTCGATCCTGCTGCCCGCCGCGCTGGCGGTGGTCGGTGCGCTGATCGTGGTCTGGTTCGCCCCGCCGAAGCGTGGCGGCCAGTGGGCCGGTGCGGCGCAGCCGGAGAGCACTACCGCGGTGCCGACGGCACGCTGATGACGGCGCCCCCGGAGCCGGCCGAGCCGACCGAGCGGGCAGAGTCGACGGAGCCGCCAGAGCCGACAGAGCGGGCGGAGTCGTCGAGCTGACGACGGGGCACGAACGACGAGGCCGGGACGATCCCTCGGGGGCGTCCCGGCCTCGTGCGCGCGGTCAGTCCTCGGAGCCGCGCCTGCCCGGTCGGACCCGGCGGTCGGCCACCGCGGCGAGGGTGGCCTCCAGGGCCGCCTGACTGCGGTCGTAGGTGCGCTGGGCGACGGCGACGAAGACGCAGTCGACCACGGTCAGCTGGGCCAGCCGTGAGGCGGTGGCACCCGAGCGGAAGGTGGTCTCGCGGGCGGCGGTCCGCAGCACGTGGTCGGCGACCCGGGCCAGCGGGGAGCGGGGGTTGTTGGTGATCGCCACGGTGGTCGCGCCGCGCTCGGAGGCGATCCGCAGCGCGTCCAGGGTGTCGATGGTGGTGCCGGTGTGGGAGATGGCGATCGCGACGTCGCCGGGGCCGACCAGCGCGGCGCTGACCAGTGCCATGTGGGCGTCCGGGAACGCGAAGGCCATCCGGCCGATCCGGTGCAGCTTCTGCTGTAGGTCGGCGGCGACGAATCCCGAGGCGCCCACCCCGTACAGGTCGACCCGGTGCGCGGTGACCAGGGTGTCGACCACGGCCTCCAGCTCGGCCACGGACAGCGAGCGGGCGGTGTCCTCCACGGCGCGGGCGTCGGCGAAGGCGATCTTCTCGATCACGGACGCCAGGTCGTCGCCGGGGGCGATGTCGCCGGTGGGCGAGGGGCCGTCGCTGTGCTCGCGGGACCCGAGCTCGGTGGCCAGCGCCATCCGGAGCTGGGGGTAGCCGCGCAGACCGAGTCGACGGCAGAACCGCACCACGGTCGCCTCCGAGGTGTCGCAGGCGGCGGCCAGGTCGGTGATGGTCAGGGTGGAGGCGCGGGCGGGATCGGCCAGCACGTAGTCGCCGACCCGGCGCATCGCGGGTTGCAGGTCGGCGAGCTGGCTACGCAGCGTGTCGGTGAGCTGATCGGTCATGTCACCGGTGATCCTGCCGTGTCGGCGGCGCCGATGGGGCGGTTCGAGGGAGCGTTTCCTCCCGGTGCGGTGGATCCGGCGTGGTCGGCGACCGGGAACGGGGTGCCGGTCAGCGCGGCGACGGCGGTGCGCACCCCCGACGGGTCGGGGCCACGATCCGGGTCGACGGCCCGATCGAGCGCCGCGCGGGCGGTGTCGGGGTCGACGTCGGCGAGCAGGGTGACCAGCGCGGTACGCACGTCCTGACCGGCGTCGAGCAGGGCGCGCTCGCAGTCCGGTGCTGGTCGACCGGTGGCCTGGACCAGCATCCGCACGGTGCGGGCCCGGAGCTTCCGGTTGGTGGCCCGGACGTCGATCATCAGGTTCGAGAACGTGCGGCCCAGCCGGACCAGGGTGGCGGTGCTGAAGGTGTTGAGCACCAGCTTCTGGGCGGTGGCGGCCTTCATCCGGGTGGAGCCGGTGACCACCTCCGGGCCGGTGTCGACCAGCACCGCCACATCCGCCAGCCGCGCCAGGGTCGCCCCCGGGTTCGCGCTCACCAGGGCGGTCCGGGCGCCGACCGCCCGGGCGTGCTCCAGCGCACCCGCGACATACGGGGTCCGGCCGCTCGCGGCGATCCCGACCACCAGATCGGTGGCTCCGATGTCCGCCACGGCGGCGGCACCGAGCGCCGGGTCGTCCTCCGCGCCCTCGACCGCGGTGACCATCGCCGAGGGCCCGCCGGCGAGGTGCGCCACGAACCACTCGGTGCCGACGCCGTAGGTCGGGGCGAGTTCGGCGGCGTCCAGCACCCCGAGCCGCCCCGAGGTCCCGGCGCCGACGTAGTGCACCCGACCCCCGGCGCGGATCGCCTGCACCGCCAGGTCGACCAGGGCGGCCAGTGGTGCCTGGACGGCGGCCACCGCCTCGGTGACGGTGCGGTCCTCGGCCGTGATCAGGCGCACCAGCTCGGCGCTGTCCAGCAGGTCGATGGTGCCGGTGCGCGGGTTGCGCTCCTCGGTCGGTGACGCCAGGGAGAGCAGCGAACGCCAGTCGTCCTCGGTGGGGCGCGATGCGTTCATGACAGGGTCCTCTCGGGGTGGTGCAGCACCAGCCGGTGTACCGGGGTGTCGGGCATCGTGGTGCGGGTCAGCGGATGGGGCGTCGGCGGGGTGAGCGAGCCGAGCGCGGCCGGGCGGCGGGCGCCGGTGGTCCGTCGGCCGCCGGGTCCGGTCGCGGTGCCGGGCAGACCGGCGACGGACAGGAACCCGAGCAGGGCGAACAGGTACGCCTCCTTGGCGTCGACCGGCAGGCCCGCCGCGTCCGAGGTGGCGACCCCCGGCAGCAGCGCCGCCAGCCGGCGCATCAGCACCGGGTGGTGCGCGCCGCCGCCGGAGACCAGCACCCGGTCGGGTCGGTACTCGGCGAGCTGATCGGCGATGGTGCGGGCGGTCAGCTCCACCAGGGTCGCGGCCAGATCGGCGCCGGTCGGGGCGTCGCTGCCGAGCGTCCGGGCGACATAGCCCGCGTCGAACAGCTCCCGGCCGCTGGAACGCGGCACCGGGCCGCGGTAGTACGGCTCGGCGAGCAACCGGTCCAGGGCCACCGGATCGACGGTCCCGGCGGCGGCGAGGGCGCCGTCCCGGTCGTACGGTTCGCCGGTCAGGTCGCGGATGGCGGCGTCCAGCAGACAGTTCCCCGGCCCGGTGTCCCAGGCGACCACCGGGTCACCGGGGCCACGCACCACGGTGGCGTTCGCGATCCCGCCGATGTTCACGGCGACCGACACGCGCTCGGGATCGGCCAGCCAGAGAGCGTCCAGCACGGACACCAGCGGTGCGCCCTGCCCGCCGGCGGCGATGTCCGCGGAACGGAAGTCGTGCACCACGGGTCGTCGGGTGGTCTCGGCGATCCAGGCGGGCTGACCGAGCTGGAGCGAGCCGAGGGCGGTGCCGTCCGGGTCGACCCAGTGGAACAGGGTCTGGCCGTGCGAGGCGACGACGTCGCTGCGGCCGTCGGCCAGGTCGGCGTCCGCTGCCCGGGCGACCGTGCCCAGGTGGCGCCCGATCAGGGTGTCCAGCGCGGCGACCTCGCCGACCCCGATCGGGGCGGGTGGCATCGCTGCCTGGATCCGTGCCCGCAGGTCGTCCGGCCACGGGTACTCGGCCTGGCCGAGCAGGGTCAGGTGCAGGGTGCCGTCGGGGTCGAGCCGGAGGTCGGCGGCGGCGGCGTCCACCGCGTCCACCGAGGTCCCGGAGGACAGGGCGAGCACGATCATCGGGTCAGCACCTCCACGGCGGCGGTCGCATTCGCCCGCCCGACGCCCCAGGTGAGCAGGACGTGTCGGGCCGTGGGCGCGGAGTCGGCGGTCCCGGCGTGCAGCACGATCGCCTCCGGGACGGCCGCCAGTACCCCGCGCAGCCGTTCCGCCTCGCCGGGGTCGGAGGCGGCATCACGGGTGATCACCAGGAGCGGCCCGGGGACGTCGGCCGGCTCGGATGCCGCGGTGGTGGCGGTGGGCCACCGATCGAGCACCGCGCGGCTCAGGTGGGTGGCGACTCGTCCGGCCGCGTGGTCGAGGCGGGTGCGCAGGTCGATCAGCAGCGGGGGAGCGGTGACGGTGACCGGGGTCGAGCCGTCGGCCCAGCGCACGGCACGGCGCGCCGCCCGCAGTCCGACCTCGGTCAACCGGGCCTCCGCCGCCGCCAGGGCGTCGGGACCGGCGATCCGACGACGCACCGCGCGGCTCTCGCATCCGAGCCGCGCGGTGCGCGCCACCGACTCGACCAGAGGTCCGGTGTCGAGTCGGCCCGAGCGAACGGCGGCCGTGACTGCCGCGTGCGCGCTGCGGTACAGGGCCTCGTCATCACGGTCGACCGTGGTGCCGAGGCAGAGCAGGTCGGCCCCGGCGAGCAGCGCGCGCACGCACGCCTCGCCGAAGCCGGGGTCCCGGGCGACCGCACCCATGTCCAGGGCGTCGGTGATCACCGGGCCGGTCAGGCCGAGATCGCGGGCGCGGGCGGTGACCGCGGGGTCCAGGGTCGCGGGCAGGTCCGAGCCGAGGGCGGGCAGCACGACGTGGCCGGTCATCAGCGCGTCGATGCCCGCCGCTACCGCAGCCTGGAACGGGGGCAGGTCGCGGCGCTCCCAGGTCGGGAGGTCGTCCGGCACCACCGGTAGCGACAGGTGCGAGTCGACGCGGGTGGCGCCGTGCCCGGGGAAGTGCTTCCCGCAGGCCGCGACCCCGGCCTCGTGCAGCCCGGCCAGGAACGCGGTGGCGTGCCGGGACACCCGCTCCGGGGTGTTGCCGAACGCGCGCACCCCGATCACCGGGTTGTCGGCCGCGGAGTTCACGTCCAGCACCGGCGCCAGATCCAGGTCGACCCCGGCGGCCGACAGCAGGTCGCCGAGCGCCCGTCCGGCCTCGCGGGTCAGCTCCGGGTCGTCGACCGCGCCGAGCGCGCCGGCCCCGGGCAGGGCGGAGCCGGTGGTGGCCTGGAGGCGGGTCACGTCGCCGCCCTCCTCGTCCACCGCGACCACCAGCCCCGCGTCGTGCAGCGAGCGGGTGAGTGCCGCGGTGGTGGCCAGGTCCGGGGTGTTGTGCGCGAACAGCACCACCCCGGCCAGCCCGTCGGCGGCGGCGTCGCGCAGCCAGTCCGGCATCCGGGTGCCGGAGAACCCGGCGAGCAGGACGCCGTTGACCAGGCGGTCCAGGTCCGCGGTCATCCCTTCACCGCCCCGGCGGCCAGCCCGGAGGTGAGGTTGCGCTGCACCAGGACGAAGAACACCAGCACCGGCACCGTGATCAGGGTCGACGCGGCCATGACCGCACCCCAGTCGGTGGCGTTCTCCCCGAAGAACTTCTGCAGTCCGACGGCGACGGTGTAGTTCGCCGAGTCGGACATGAAGGTCAGCGCGAAGATGAACTCGTTCCAGGCGGTGATGAAGCTGAACACGCTGGTGGCGACGACGCCCGGGGCGACCAGCGGCACCAGGATCGACCAGAACATCCGGCCCCAGGAGGCGCCGTCCATGTAGGCGGCCTCCTCGATCTCCTTCGGCACGGCGGCGACGAACCCGCGCAGGGTCCAGATCGCGAACGGCAGCGAGAAGGCCAGGTAGACGATGGACAGCCCGAGCAGGGAGTTGAGCATCTGCAGGGTGCGGGCCTGGAGGAACAGCGGGATGACCAGCGCCTCCAGCGGGACCATCTGCACGATCAGCACCAGGACCAGCACGGCGGTGCGGAACCGGAACCGGAACCGTGCGACGGCCACCGCGGCGAGCAGCGCCACCAGGGCGGAGACGACCACGGTCAGGCCGGCCACGACGATCGAGTTCCGCAGGTAGACGCCGAAGCCGCCGTCGTCGATCACCCGGATGAAGTTGTCCAGGGTCAGGTGGGTGGGCACCAGCTGGGCACCGCGCCGGGCGGCATTGGCGTCGAAGGCGGTGGAGATCATCCAGTACGCCGGGAAGATCGCCACCAGGATCACCGCCGCCACTCCGACCGCCTTGGCGATCCGGGCGGTCGTGTGTCGCCGGGACGGCCGGCGGGCGGTCAGGACGTCGGCGCTCACAGCTCGTCCTCCTTGAACAGGGTGCGCAGGTACACCACGGTGATGCCGAGCAGGATCAGGGTGAGCAGGACGGCGATCGCCGAGCCCATCCCGTACTTGCCCTGGGCGAAGGACTGGATGTACGACCACACGCCGAGGTTGAACACCTCTTTGTTGCCGCCGTTGCCACCGGGCATCAGGTAGATCTGGGTGAAGACCTTGAAGTCCCAGATGGTCGACAGGATGGTCACCACCGCGAACACCGGGCGCAGGACCGGCACGGTGATCGCCCGGAACCGGCGCCAGGCCCCGGCCCCGTCCATCGTGGCCGCCTCGTACAGCTCGGTCGGCACGGTCATCAATCCGGCCAGCACGGTGATCGCGACGAACGGGAAGCCGTGGTGCACCACGTTGAGGGTGGCGATGGCGTAGAAGGTGAACCGGTCGGTGAACCAGTTGGTGGTCGCCGGGTCGATCAGGCCGAGCCCGTCCAGCACCGAGGACACCAGGCCGTTCAGCGGGTCGAACAGCCAGATGAACACGTAGGTCCCGGTGACCGCCGGCACCGCCCAGGCGACCATGATCGCGGTGGAGCAGATGGTGCGCCAGGTCCGTCCCAGGGTGTTCAGGAACAGGGCGACCGCGGTGCCGAAGGTGACGGTGAGCGCGACGCAGACGGCCGCGAAGCCGACGGTGTTCGGCAGCACCACGGTCCACAGGAACCGGTCGCCGAGCACCTCCCGGTAGTTGTCCAGGCCGATGTAGTTGTCCTCGCCGGAGGCGATCTGGCGCAGTCCGTAGTCCTGGAAGGACAGCAGGACCACCCGGATCAACGGCCAGAGCAGCAGCACCGCCAGGACCGCGAGCGCGGGGGCGAGCAGCAGCCAGGGCCGCCCGCGGGTGAGGCGCCGACGCGCGCTCACCCGCGGACGTGCCGTGGGGGGAGTGGTGACGGTGGTCATCCGGCGAAGGTGGCGTTCATGTCGTCGGCGGCGGTGCTGGTGGCCTGCTCCACGGTCTGCTTGCCGGAGAGGATCGACTGCAGCATGGTCTCCACCGTCTTCTTGCCCTGGATCTGGCCGTACAGCGGGGTGACCGGCAGCGAGGCGCCGCCGTCGACCATCTGCTGCGCGAACGGCGCGACCAGCGGGTCGTCCGACTCGGCGGCTGCCTCGAGCAGCGACGCCTGACCCGGGAAGTAGTTCGCCTCGTCGGCCCAGCGCTGGGCGAACTCGCCGGTGGACATCATCTGGACGAACTCCCAGGCGAGGTCCTGCTTGTCGCTCTCGTTGAAGATGCCCAGGTGCGAGCCGCCCAGGAACGACGGCGAGATGCCCTCGTCCTGACCGGGGATCGGGAAGGCGCCGATCTTGCCCTCCAGGTCGGGGGCGTCGGTGAGGATCGTCTTCGGGGTCCAGGACCCGGTGATCATCATCGCGGCGTCGCCCTGCTCGAAGGCCTTGAGGAGGTCGGTCTCCTTCCAGGTGGTCGCGGCGGCGGTGGAGACGCCGTCCTGCAGCGCCATGTCGGTGTAGAACTCGATGCCTTCGCGCGCGGCGTCCGAGTCGATGCCCGAGGTCCAGGTGTCGCCGTCCTGCTCCGCGATCTGCCCGCCCGCGCCCCAGACGAACGGCATGACGCCGTACTGGCTGTCACCGGCGATCGGCCACGCGGTGGTGTCCGGGAAGGTCTGCTTCAGGGTGAGGGCGGCCTGGCGGAGCTCGTCCCAGGTGGTCGGCACCGCGATCCCGGCCTGCTCGAACAGGTCGGTCCGGTACACGAAGGAGCGCACGCCCGCGTACCAGGGCATGCCGTACAGCGCGCCGTCCACGGTGCCCGCTTCCTGCAGGCCGGGCACCAGGTCGTCGTCCAGGCCGGCGTCCGCTACCAGGTCGGTGAGGTCGGCGAGCGCGCCCACCTCCGCGAACTCCGGCGTCCAGGTGGTGCCGATCTCGGCGACGTCCGGCGTCGTCCCGCCCGCGATGGCGGTGGTGAACTTGTCGTGGGCGGAGGCCCAGGGCTGGAACTGCACGTCCAGCGTGGCACCGGTCTGCTCCTCGAAGGCCGTGGCGACCTCGTCGAAGAACGGATCGGCGTCCGGGTTGGTGCCCTCCATGATCCAGACCGTGAGCGTCTGGCCGGACCAGTCGCCGTCGGTGCCGGAGCTGGCGGCGGCGTCGCCACCGCCGGAGCCGCAGGCGGCCAGGGTGAGCGAGAGGCCCAGGGTGAGGGCGGCGATGGGCAGAGATGAGCGTGTCATGCTCGGACTCCTCTTCGAACCGATCGGAAGGACACGTCAGGGGGTACGCGTCCACGCCGCCGATGTCGCTCCGGCGGCCGTGGCTACGACGGTAGAGAATCTACATTGCGAGTCTGTTGCATGTAAATTACCAACATGGGTGAACGGAGACCATGCGTGGACCTCGTCCTGGGTGCGGACATCGGCGGTACGTCCACCCGCGTCGCCGTGCTGGCGGCCGACGGGCGCGTGCTCGGCACCGGTCGCTCCGCGGGCGGGAACCTGCGCTCCGTCCCCGCCGACCTGGTGCGCGAGCGGCTCGGCGAGGCGCTACGGCAGGCGGCCGCCGGGCTGCCGACCGGCGCGCGCATCGTGGCGGCGCACCTCGGGATCGCCGGTGCCGGGGGCGCGGGACGGGCGGCGGCGGAGTCGGTGGTCCGCGAGGCGTGGCCGCTCGGTGAGGTCTGGGCGGCTGCCCCGACGGTCGGTGACGACCTGTCCATCGCCTTCGCTGCCGGATCGACCGGAGGTGACGGGCTGCTGCTGCTCGCCGGGACGGGTGCCGTCGCGTGCCGGTTCGCCGCGGGGCGGCCGGTGGCCCGGGCGGACGGGCTCGGCTGGCTGCTCGGCGACCGTGGCTCGGGGGTGTGGTTCGGACTCGGGGCGCTGCGGGCGGTGGCCGGGGAGCTCGACGGCACCGGGCCGTCGACGGCGCTCACGGCGATCGTCCTGGACGAGCTGGGGCTGCGGGACGCCGACCCCCGGCAGGGCCTGATCGCGGCGGCGCACGACGTCCCGGTGGCGGCGCACGGTCGGTGGGCGCCCGCGGTGATGACGGCGGCCCGCGCCGGGGACGACGTCGCGGTCGCGCTGGTGCAGGAGGGCGTGGCCGCCCTGCTGCGGACCGCCGGGGCGATCGGATCGCAGGTCCCGGAGGTCGTCCTGGCGGGCTCGTTGCTGGTCGAGGACACGCCCGTGCGGGCCGGTGTGCTGGAGGGGTTGACCGTTCCGGCGCTGGATGCGCGCGCACCGGTGGTCGGGGCGCTGGCCCTCGCGGCCCGGGCGGCCGGCTGGCCCGAGGTCGATCGCGCCGCGCTCACCGCGGGCCTGTCGGGCGATCGCCGCACCTCCTAGAGTCGGCCCATGCCCACACCTCCCTTCGTGCTCGCGCTGCGCGAGAAGATCGGCCACGACCTGCTCTGGATGCCGGGGGTGAGCGCGGTGGTGTTCCGGGCCGCCGAGCACAGTCCCACCGGCCGGGAGCAGGTGCTGCTGGTCAAGCGTGCGGACAACGGTCAGTGGACGCCGACCACCGGGATCATCGATCCGGGGGAGGAGCCGGCGGTGGCCGGTGCCCGCGAGGTGCTGGAGGAGACCGAGGTCGAGGCGGTGGCCGAGTCCTTGGTCTGGGTGCACACGCTGCCGCCGATGCGATACCCGAACGGCGACGCGTCGCAGTACCTGGATCTCACGTTCAGGTTCCGGTGGGTGGCGGGGGAGCCGGGCCCCGGCGACGGGGAGAACTCGGCGGCCGCCTGGTACCACCTGGACGAGCTGCCGGCGATGTCGGCGGAGATGGTCGCCCGGATCGAGCACGCCCGCACCCCGGAGCTGGGCTGCCGGTTCACCGGCTGAACCCGAGGTCATCACCAGCCTGTCGAGCACGGCCGACGACTGTCCCGGTTCCGCGCGGGCGCGTGAGCAGCGGTGATGTCCGGCGCGGGCGATTCGGGCGGCTTCGGGGAGATGTCCGGTTCTAGGTTAGGGTAGCCAAACCTTCCCAGCCCGACCGGGGCTGCCCCCTGAGCGAAAGTGACCCTGTCGATGCGTGTCGCACCGATCCGCCGCCCCGCCGCCCTCGGCGCCGCTGCCCTCGTCCTCGCCCTGGCCGTGGCCGGGTGCTCCACCGCCGACGGCGGCGCAGCCGACCCCGGCACCGCCGACTCCGCCGCATCCGGCGAGGCCGGCGAGCACTCGGTCGAGCACGCCCGGGGCACCACCGAGGTGCCGGACGACCCGCAGCGGGTCGTCGTCCTCGAGCCGGTCGAGCTGGACACCGCGGTCGCGCTCGGCGTCACCCCGGTGGGGGCGGCCGTGGCCAGCAACGTCGCGGGCATCCCCGCGTACCTCGGCGTGGAGGGTGTGCAGCCGGTCGGCACCGTGCCGGAGCCGGACCTGGAGGCGATCGCCGCCCTGAAGCCCGACCTGATCCTCGGCACCGAGTCCCGGCACTCCGCGCTCTACGACCAGCTGGCCGCCATCGCCCCCACCGTGTTCATGGCGACCCAGGCCGACCCCTGGCGGGAGAACGTCCTGCTGGTCGGCGAGGCGCTGAACCAGCGCGACGCCGCCGCCGAGCTGGTGGACGGCTTCGACCAGCGGTGCGAGCAGATCGCCGCCGAGTTCGACGTGGCCGGTAAGACGGCGAACCTGATCCGGCCCCGGGACGAGACCACCCTGAGCCTGTACGGCCCGACCTCCTTCGGCGGCGGCGCGCTGGAGTGCGCCGGTCTCACCATCCCGGAGCAGGACTGGGAGGACGGGCTGCAGGCCGACCTGTCGCCGGAGAACGTGCAGCAGGCGGCCGCCGACTACGTCTTCGTCACCACGACCGACGTGAACGACCCGAGCACCATCCCGGCGGCGATCAGCCAGAACAGCGCCGTCTTCGGTTCGGTGACGCCGGTGGACACCAGCTACTGGGTCTCCGGCGTCGGGCCGAAGGGCGGCGAGCTGGTGCTCGACGACATCGAGCAGTTCCTCGCCTCGCAGCAGTGACCACCGCCGTCGCGGACCGTGCCCCGGTCCGGCCGCATCTGCGGTCGGGCTGGGGCCTCCTCGCGCTGCTGGTGCTGCTGCTGGTCGCCGTGGCACTGTCGCTGATGGTCGGGTCCAACCCGCTCGGCCCGAGCACCGTGATCGAGGCGCTGCGCGGCCACGGGTCGGCGGAGGCGGGCTACGTGGTGCACGAGCTGCGGATCCCGCGCACCCTCACCGGCCTGGTGGTCGGGGTCGCCCTGGGGGCGGCGGGCGCGCTGATCCAGGCCTTCACCCGGAACCCGCTGGCCGACCCGGGCATCCTCGGGGTCAACGCGGGTGCCGCCTTCGCCATCGCGGTCGGGGTGGCGTTCTTCGGGCTGCACAGCGCCACCGCCTTCGTGGCGCTCGCGGTGACCGGGGCACTGGTGGTGACCGTGGCGGTCTACCTGATCGGCTCGGCCGGTCGTGGTGCCGCCGACCCGATCCGGCTGGTGCTCGCCGGGGTGGCCCTGGGCGCACTGTGCTCGGGGATGACCACCGGGATGACGCTCAGCGACCCGGACGCCTTCGACCAGATGCGGTCCTGGCACGCCGGATCCCTGCTCGGCCGGGGCTTCGAGCTGCTGGTGCCGATGCTGCCCGTCGTCGGGGCGGCGCTGCTGGTCGCCTT contains:
- a CDS encoding FecCD family ABC transporter permease, translating into MTTAVADRAPVRPHLRSGWGLLALLVLLLVAVALSLMVGSNPLGPSTVIEALRGHGSAEAGYVVHELRIPRTLTGLVVGVALGAAGALIQAFTRNPLADPGILGVNAGAAFAIAVGVAFFGLHSATAFVALAVTGALVVTVAVYLIGSAGRGAADPIRLVLAGVALGALCSGMTTGMTLSDPDAFDQMRSWHAGSLLGRGFELLVPMLPVVGAALLVAFLLAPGLNALALGEDVARAQGANIRLIRGGAVAAVTVLAAIATALAGPISFVGLMVPHVARWVFGVDQRAILTGSVLLAPVIVLCSDVLGRVLIAPAEIPVGIVTALVGAPVLIALVRRRRASAL
- a CDS encoding N-acetylglucosamine kinase; this encodes MDLVLGADIGGTSTRVAVLAADGRVLGTGRSAGGNLRSVPADLVRERLGEALRQAAAGLPTGARIVAAHLGIAGAGGAGRAAAESVVREAWPLGEVWAAAPTVGDDLSIAFAAGSTGGDGLLLLAGTGAVACRFAAGRPVARADGLGWLLGDRGSGVWFGLGALRAVAGELDGTGPSTALTAIVLDELGLRDADPRQGLIAAAHDVPVAAHGRWAPAVMTAARAGDDVAVALVQEGVAALLRTAGAIGSQVPEVVLAGSLLVEDTPVRAGVLEGLTVPALDARAPVVGALALAARAAGWPEVDRAALTAGLSGDRRTS
- a CDS encoding NUDIX hydrolase, whose amino-acid sequence is MPTPPFVLALREKIGHDLLWMPGVSAVVFRAAEHSPTGREQVLLVKRADNGQWTPTTGIIDPGEEPAVAGAREVLEETEVEAVAESLVWVHTLPPMRYPNGDASQYLDLTFRFRWVAGEPGPGDGENSAAAWYHLDELPAMSAEMVARIEHARTPELGCRFTG
- a CDS encoding sugar ABC transporter substrate-binding protein, which encodes MTRSSLPIAALTLGLSLTLAACGSGGGDAAASSGTDGDWSGQTLTVWIMEGTNPDADPFFDEVATAFEEQTGATLDVQFQPWASAHDKFTTAIAGGTTPDVAEIGTTWTPEFAEVGALADLTDLVADAGLDDDLVPGLQEAGTVDGALYGMPWYAGVRSFVYRTDLFEQAGIAVPTTWDELRQAALTLKQTFPDTTAWPIAGDSQYGVMPFVWGAGGQIAEQDGDTWTSGIDSDAAREGIEFYTDMALQDGVSTAAATTWKETDLLKAFEQGDAAMMITGSWTPKTILTDAPDLEGKIGAFPIPGQDEGISPSFLGGSHLGIFNESDKQDLAWEFVQMMSTGEFAQRWADEANYFPGQASLLEAAAESDDPLVAPFAQQMVDGGASLPVTPLYGQIQGKKTVETMLQSILSGKQTVEQATSTAADDMNATFAG
- a CDS encoding ABC transporter substrate-binding protein — translated: MRVAPIRRPAALGAAALVLALAVAGCSTADGGAADPGTADSAASGEAGEHSVEHARGTTEVPDDPQRVVVLEPVELDTAVALGVTPVGAAVASNVAGIPAYLGVEGVQPVGTVPEPDLEAIAALKPDLILGTESRHSALYDQLAAIAPTVFMATQADPWRENVLLVGEALNQRDAAAELVDGFDQRCEQIAAEFDVAGKTANLIRPRDETTLSLYGPTSFGGGALECAGLTIPEQDWEDGLQADLSPENVQQAAADYVFVTTTDVNDPSTIPAAISQNSAVFGSVTPVDTSYWVSGVGPKGGELVLDDIEQFLASQQ